One Balaenoptera acutorostrata chromosome 5, mBalAcu1.1, whole genome shotgun sequence genomic window, AAACTCTAGTACTTTGGAATGTCACTCTATTTGCAGATAGTTCCTTTAAATATAGAGTTAAGTAGAGTTATCAGGGTAGATCCTAGTCCAATATGTAATCATAGGCCATAGGATTACAAACCTATGCCTATGTAAAACCAAATGAGTATAAATGAGTAAAATAGAAGTAGCTTCTTTCATGATAGTCTAAAATATACTTTGTAAGCAaacaattttactttaaaataactaatacATGACAAAGtatttagaaaatgcaaaattttctaaaaaagaatTGCAAAGTGCAGTCAAATATTCCACACAATtcatcaaatgaaaataaatttcctaGAAAAGTAATTTTACCTAATTTACTTGTCTTagttaaaataacatttactgaTGACTCCAATAAAGCAGTTCTGGTCAATAAATCAAACATGGAAAGATCAATAACTGAATTAAATTCTATTAAGATGCCCCATTTcccattttaaaaccaaaaaaataaattaaaaaaaatagctcctccccctccccatcctcctccccctccctctccttctccttctccttctccttctccttctccttcttttgtttatttttgcttttgaaacaAGCCTGGGTATTTGGAACActagttttgaaaaaaaacaaaatgaaggaagtaAAATGACCCTATTGCCATGTACTCACATTTTGGAATGTACTCACATGATCCTATTGTGAGGTTTGCAGATGACAGAATATTTGATGGAATATACAGATCTTAGCTttaaaaaatgggtcaaagacagCATAAGCagaatataaatatgaatttttatttaaaatctgaaattcCATATTCAGAAATTTATAGCTTGgacacttaaaactcaataaatatgcCAATACAAATGTATTTTAAGCTTCCTGACACCAAGTCAAATAAATGCATACttgctaagtaaaagaaaaagaaattaaagatgcccTGGAatttaaatcaaaaataaattttaagtatatatatatatatatatgaatgctCTTTGGAGAGTTCTGGTTGAAATACTTGACTGGAAGTCAGAGTTCAAAGTACTTTATAAAACTGTATCACTTGCTTGCTTTGTGCTACTTTTTTAAACACTTAGTGTCCCATTTCACAATCAGTGcaacctccttttcctcctttttgccATATCGCACCAGGGTCAGGATATTATATTATCATAAAAGCTCATATTCATTCTGTATTTGACTTGAActctttgataattttttttcaccttctGTCATTGTCTTCAGACAAAGAAATTGAAGCTAAATGACTCATTCAAGGGCACAAGGCCAGTCAGCCGTATCCTATTGATTTAgattaatagtttttattttcccagttggattgaccccttgagcCTTGTCAACTCTAATTCCATTTCCATAAAATCGGGATAATAATACTTAACACCTAGATCAATTGAGTATCTCCGTAATTATTCTCTTATACATGTAAAGTATTTTGAGCATAGAAAGTGAAGTGCAGTCTTTTAAATTGCAAGCTGCTTAAGAGTGACGAGGTTGCTGAGAGATATTATAGCTCTGTTTGATTTTTGGATGAGCTGACACTTGGCAGAGGAATTATATTTATTCCCTGTTGCTCAAGAtagtgacttttttatttttggattgttggcttttttttctctttaataaagtccaacaGAATTTAAGCACCCAAATATCATTGTCATCTCAAACAGTTACAATGGGGGACTGAGTTACTATTTATCGAAATATTTTGACCACCCTATTTTGTAGTCAACCCTCTTTCCCAATAGTCTAAAACTCTCTTATCCTAAGATATCTTTTCTTGCatttttcaaattactttttaaattatttgataatCACTTAATtacttgttttttataaattaggtttactttgaaaattttatcattttctcgTCCTCCaatcatttacttatttacaaaTTTCATAGGGCAggaatatttgtttattgttatTGTGGCAGTGGCTGTAGCTATTGACATcattattatgattatgattattaatattttaatgggTATATCTTAAACTTCTACATAATGTCTAACCATGTTGGCGAAGGTCACAGGTCCCTAAAATGGGACTTCTTGATCCCCAGACCTGTTATTCTTACCTGATAACATGCCGTTTAtcattatctatctacctatctatctatttacctatctacctatctatctatctatatttataccCGGATAAAATGtgttcttctcctcctctctttacatttcttctttcatttttccttttgggtGAGTGTGTATCAATCTGCCATTTGATACCTTTCCCAAAATAGAAAATTGCCTCTAGACTTAAAGTGCAGTTTGGAGATATGAGATCAATTAAaatgtctaacactcagaaatgctGTATGATTGTCCTAAGTTAACAAATCACACAGGATCATTTTAGTTTCCTCTCGTCGACTAATCTCCTCCTCAGCTTAAATCCCAGTTGTGACAATTAGCTCAGATAATGTGTGCATAACATTTATATTGCACTGCAAGACATACTCCACTTTTAGTATTACGTCTGCTGTGGCTCAAATATTACCATAAGACATGGATTTTGCTTATGTGTAAAATTAGATATTGTTCCCCAAAAAGGAAAACTGTTTTGCACATGAGGTAAAACTGGCAAATAGTAGAATATTTTTCATCATAGTATTAATCATTATATTATGCCCTGCAAAAGCTCAGCACTCAGCTACAAACTGCTCATTTACAAGTGCGTTGCAAATGTAATAATTTATTGTCATGACATCTCCTAGAGAGGTTGGTAAAGTAATCTAGGTATTTCACAATTTTAATACTATCAATATCTCTAATCtaaatttaaccaaaaatgtattttgttgtGTTCAATATATTTCACAGTTAGAAGGTTAGATCTATGTtgccataaaatatatatagactAATAAAAATTAGCGTGTTCTGGAGTTTGCAAATCATTCAATGTTaaacttttcttatattttttacaCTAGCAACGTTATAAAACAGTCTCCCATGCTATATAGGATACCATCTTCAGTTTGAAAACAgccattttttgttaaatttcagTGGAAAATATAGGCGTTTAGAAGTTccttaattttctaattattttttttaaaataggagtCAAAATTGCCTTTATCACTCCAATTCAAGAACTAATATGGAAGTTTTAAGCAATGTTGTTACAATACTCTCAACTTTAAGTATCTGAATGATCTGTGCtaaacatgtatattttattaaatgtacatTGCAATGTAATGTATTACATAACTTAATACAATGCACAAATGTACATTATATGCACTTTCAAATcaatacattatacatatattaaatgcacaatattattaatactttattgaaattttattaaaatatgataAGCTGTAATTTATCAGCACCTATGTGCCATCTATGTTATATGAAATAAGGATTACATGAACTTTCTGGTGCTTTACATTAGTAATAATCCTGTTTAATGAATGCTTTCCATGAGCAAACAAagcataaattatattttgaatattttaaagagtaGAAAGAAATGCAACTTTTCAGTTCCTCACCTTCAGGTGTTTAAATTTGTTCTTCTTGTAATAGGAACATTTAGATTActacatttttattgatttgttagATTTTACACATACATAGTCTTTATAagtatttatttctgaaaatgcaagaaaaaaatgaaatttatgacAATTTAGGTATTTGCTTCAATAAAAATGGTGCTTTAACAAAGTTAGGTAAactgttttcttcctcttttttttttttgaaattaaaaaattaatgagagcCCCACTTGGCTTATGCTTTGCATTAAGTTATAAAAGATATTGTAATAACATGCAAGTTAATGAGATAAGCtgacttttttttagttttatttttattattttatacagtaggtacttattagttatctattttatgcatattagtgtgtatatgtcaatctcagtttcccaattcatcccaccaccgccaccccccacctcgctttcccctcttggtgtccatacgtttgttctctacatgtgtgtctctatttctgccttgcaaaccggttcatctgtatcatttttctacattccacatgtatgcgttaatatacgatatttgtttttctctttctgacttacttcactctgtatgacagtctctaggtccatccatgtctctaaaaatgacccaatttcattcctttttatggctgagtaatattccattgtatatatgtaccacaacttctttatccattcgtctatcaatgggcatttaggttgcttccatgacctggctattgtaaatagtgctgcaatgaacattggggtgcatatgtctttttttttttttttagatttttaaaattattttttattggatatatttcaaataccataaaattcatcctttggAAACATACAATTAGGTGGATTTTAGGATATTCACAAgcttgtgtaaccatcaccactatctaatccCAGAACAGtttcatcatcccccaaagaaaccctaCACATTATCacacattcctccctccccccagacccagcagccactaatctactttctgtctccatggatttgcacAGCTTTGGGAAGAGAATCAGGATCTAACACTATCTAGCTATTTCCTCATTCTGTGCCAATTCCCTCCTCCTCTGAAAAGAGGAATAATACACCTACATCTCCCAGGACTGGTGGAAGGTTAAATACAAGGAAAGCTAGCACAAAGTGTGTCCTCTTAAAGAATTTTCCCTCCAAATCTTCATTAAAAGGGAGCCTCAGGAGGAACGCCAGGTCTGCCTGTGGCTTTAAGCACCACGCGGCCATCCACGGCCGactcaggagaggagaggagacatAGTTCTGGTTGGAGGGAGCCGCTCTGGCTCTCTAAGCGGCCTCAAAGCCGTCTGGAGCAAGGCTAGGTGCCTAAATTCCAGAAGTCAGATATCCAGAAGCTGCTTTTGCTGTGGTGTAagatttcatttttgaaggaaatgGAAGGTGCCAGCCGGCCTGGTCGTGCAGTTCGTCTGAGGCAGTCCTGGCTGCGCCTGCTGTCTCTTGGAATAATTAATAGTGCCCCTTTCATTCTCAGAATGTCTGGGTTTGGGTGACAAACTACATGGTCATCCCGGTCCTACTACAACTTAAGAAAAGTTAGAGGTCTCTCGAAAGTCGGGCTCTTGCCAGCTGTGAGAGGCGTAGAACCTCCTAGCAGAGGCAGCCGGGCCTAGAGTGCAGGCTTTGAGATCAAAAGACCTGGGTCTAACCCCAGCCTGGGCAGAGTCCTAGGCGTGCCTCGACAGGGAGCCCATCGTCCCTGCTGAGCCCCACGCGCCTCGTCTCCAGTAGGGACCCCTGCACCTGCCTGTAGGGCTCTCACAGGATTGAGAGAATGTACGTGATGCCCCCGCCCAAAGCAGGCGTGCAACAAACGGTATgactgttattactattattactgagGCTGCAAGGTGAGACAATATTTTTGATTCCTAACACAGGGCTGTCCCATGGTTCTACCACTAGGCCTCACTCAGTACAGATCTCCTGGGCCCaggaggtgtctgttcaggtcccaAGGAGGGAATGTGAAAGCGGAAGCAGCCGCCGGCCTCGGCCCTCCTGCAGGAACCCCGTCCGCTGCTGGGAATGAGGTCGCCAGGAGCAGGCAAACACGCATTTTCAACAGCTTCCAGGTCCCTAAAGTCACAAACTCCCATCAAGTAGTCACATCAATTCCAACGCCGGTTTCTCTATTTAACGtctgaaaactacaaataacGAACAACAGCTAACACAAgtcaaaggaaaaggaaggaagcttAAGACAAAGTGGGATGAGGGCGACCACAGAGGCCCGCCATTTGTTAAAGTGATCCACctgctgttttttaaataactgacCTATTGTACCTGGCACACAAATGCTCACCACACATGTTGGGTAAGTTAAAATTTCAGTAAATAAACGTGGATGTGGTGATGCAAACTCACGATGACTCGTATCTGCTTTGTCTGATTGAGTTTCGGAAGGGGCAAAGCAAGGAGAGAACACGGCAAGCAGACGTCTTACCGCGGACGCCCCAGGAAGCAGCCCTGTGGACTGGCGCCCCCCACTTGGACCTTTCCCAGGACCACAGTCATGTCAGCATCAGCCGAGAATGCTTGCGATTAGTTTTACTGACCGGATCTACAGGACTGGTGCCTGCGTTCCCATCAGTAAACCGTCTGCACTAGACGGAAGACACACTTCTCCTCGATTATCTGGCAGCACTGCAGACAACATAAAGTTAACTTAAGGATGAtgggcaggggacttccctggcggtccaatggttaaggctccgtgctgccaatgcagggggcgcgggtttgatccctggtcggggaactaagatcccacatgccgcgcggcgtgggcaaaaaaagataaaaaaaaaaaaaaaaaaaaaaaaaggatgggcaGGAATCAGGACGCTATCACCAAACAGAAACGTTACTTGCAGGCCACCCCGTGCTGAGCGAGCCTCTTCCTCACTTAGAAGAGCTGGCGTGGACAGCTCTGGGTATGCCAGGCTGGTGGTCCTGCCCTCCGTGGGGCCCGGGATCATGCTCCCATTGGCCTTCTTAGACAGCAACGTCTCAGGCTCCAGGTGGCCATGGCCCAGATTCAGTTTAAAGTGCCGGGCGAGCCCCCCCTTTCCTATATATGACTTTTCACAGGTCTGACACTTAAAAGTTTTGGGCCTCAGAGAGCAGCTCGATAAATCAAAGAGTGCCTGCCTTCCCCTGTGGTCTTCAACTTCCTCCACGCTCAGTTCTGAGTAGTCGTCAGAGTCTGAGGGGTGACCATCGGCCAAATCctctgtttttatgaatttataatCTTTAGCTTTATACTTGGGAGGTCGAGATATCCGTCCAGAACGTGTTTtcacttttaaagatttttttagttTCTTGGTGCATTTTGTTTGCGAgctggaaataaataaatttactggACTGGATGAAACAGATGTTCCTTCCGTTGGGTCAGAGGCTGGCAGAGGGGGCGGCGTGGTGCCTTGTCCACTCAGGGCCTCAGAGGCCAAGACTCTCCGCGCAGGGACGGGTCGGAGGGCGAGCAGTGGCCTCTGGACGAACACCTGAACGGGAGGCTGAGGTGAGTGACTCGGGGAACACGGCTGTGGCCGGGGCTCAGGAGGGGCTGCGGCCCGAGCAGCCGAGAGCTGGCGACGCTGCAGTGTCTCCCGAGCGGCTGGCTCGGCCTGGCTGTCTTGGGCTGGATGGTGGCCAGTGCAGGCATCAGCTTCTCCTGAGCTTTCGTCTCTCCAGATGTAACCTTGACACAAATGGCTTCCAATTGCTGCAGCGGCAGCAGGCACGGCGGGCGCGAGGGCTCGGCCCCGGGGCCCCGCTGCAGGGCAGCCTGCTGAGCCGCGTCCCGCAGCCGCCGCGCCGAGGCCTGCAGCACGAAGGGCGGCGGCGGCTTCG contains:
- the LOC103008836 gene encoding LOW QUALITY PROTEIN: zinc finger protein 839-like (The sequence of the model RefSeq protein was modified relative to this genomic sequence to represent the inferred CDS: inserted 1 base in 1 codon): MADAEPEAEDGSEDGGGSGRAPAGQSGSAALVAPLGPEQLRRVLEQVTKAQPPAKPPPPFVLQASARRLRDAAQQAALQRGPGAEPSRPPCLLPLQQLEAICVKVTSGETKAQEKLMPALATIQPKTARPSQPLGRHCSVASSRLLGPQPLLXPRPQPCSPSHSPQPPVQVFVQRPLLALRPVPARRVLASEALSGQGTTPPPLPASDPTEGTSVSSSPVNLFISSSQTKCTKKLKKSLKVKTRSGRISRPPKYKAKDYKFIKTEDLADGHPSDSDDYSELSVEEVEDHRGRQALFDLSSCSLRPKTFKCQTCEKSYIGKGGLARHFKLNLGHGHLEPETLLSKKANGSMIPGPTEGRTTSLAYPELSTPALLSEEEARSARGGLQCRRFTDGNAGTSPVDPVSKTNRKHSRLMLT